CGAACGATTTTGCGAGCACGCACGAAACGCCCGCCAATTTTATAATGGTAGGGGCGTGTTCTCTCGACGAACCTAGGCCAAAGTTCCTACCCCCTACCACTAGATCGCCCTTCGCGACCTTCGAGGCGAACTGCGGGTCCGCGTCCTCGAGGACGTGTTTCGCGAGCTCGTTAAGGTCAGACCTGAGGTGGAAATATCTTCCCGGGGCGATAAGGTCGGTAGATATATCGTTGCCGAACTTCCACGCCTTTCCGCGTAATATCATTATAGATACTCCCTGGGGTCGGTTACCTCGCCCTTGATCGCCGAGGCGGCCGCAGTTGCCGGCGAAGCGAGATATATGGAACTCTTGGGATTGCCCATCCTGCCGAGAAAATTCCTGTTGGATGTGGAGATACAATTCTCGCCGTCTCCCAGTATGCCGCCGTGCACCCCGACGCACGCGCCGCAGCCCGGGGTAGTCACCGTCGCCCCGAACTCTATGAATGTCTCGAGCAGCCCTTCCTTGGCCGCCATAAGGTATACGTCCTTCGACGCCGGCGTCACGATGACGCGCGTATCCGGATCGCGCTTGCGGCCTTTCCATATCGCCGCGACCAATTTCAGGTCCTCTATCCTGCCGTTCGTGCACGAGCCGATAAAGACCTGGTGTATCTTTACCTTCCCGATCTTATCTATAGGCTTGGCATTATCGACCGTATGCGGAAGGGAGACCAT
The DNA window shown above is from Candidatus Omnitrophota bacterium and carries:
- a CDS encoding 3-isopropylmalate dehydratase small subunit — encoded protein: MLRGKAWKFGNDISTDLIAPGRYFHLRSDLNELAKHVLEDADPQFASKVAKGDLVVGGRNFGLGSSREHAPTIIKLAGVSCVLAKSFARIFFRNAINIGLPAIECDTDKISAGDELEVNLEKGVIRDVTNKIDLKFAPLPKAMTQILGDGGLVDHIKKHGDFKIE